In Camelina sativa cultivar DH55 chromosome 17, Cs, whole genome shotgun sequence, the genomic stretch CATGGTTCGTGTGTGAATCTTGAAGATCTGTGTTCTGCTCTCCAGATCAGGAAGACCAAACTCAACCTTACGGTCAAGACGTCCAGGACGTAAAAGAGCAGGGTCAAGTGTGTCAGGCCTGGATTAGAGAGTTAATACAGAAAACACCAATGAGTCAATCGGTTAGGGTTGTGTAGTTTACTTAAAATGGTAAGGGGATTGTGACTGACCTGTTTGTTGCCATAAGAACCTTGATGTTACCACGTGCGTCGAATCCATCAAGCTGATTCACAATCTCAAGCATAGTACGTTGGACTTCATTATCACCACCTACACCGTCATCAAATCTTGCACCACCAATGGCATCAACTTCGTCAAAGAACACAATGCAAGCTTTCTTGGACCGTGCCATCTGAAAAGAGAGTATTATACAGTTCAGAACAAAATCTACCAGCATTGGCTGACAAACTCAGATAGCAAAAACGAGTGTTTACAATCAATTTACCTGAAACAGTTCACGAACCATCCTAGCTCCTTCCCCAACATACTTCTGAACAAGCTCACTGCCAATAACCCTGATAAAGCAAGCATCGGTTCTATTGGCCACAGCTCTAGCCAGAAGAGTTTTACCGGTACCAGGAGGACCGTAGCAGAGAACACCCTTGGGAGGATCTATTCCAAGCTTCACAAATTTCTCTGGATGAAGCATTGGCAGTTCAACAACctacaacaacaaagaaactgTTAATCTTTGATGAAGATATTACATCACACCACTTGGTTAAACTTTAGCAAAACATTCTAAGACAAGAACACATAACATCAACAAAAGTTCAACATACCTCTCGCATCTTTTCAATCTGCTCCTTGCAGCCACCAACATCATTGTAAGTTACATCAGGTTTCTCTTCGACTGTCATCATGGTCACACTAGGATCGATTTTCGGAGGTAGAGGGATCTGTATCTGATATTTATTCCGATCAACTCTGCAAGTACAAATCAAAGACAGAACGTTCTCATAAGTTTTTTCATCCATATGAGAATTGCATTAACGACTAAAGGGGTTCCTCTGAAGCAAATAAAACATCTAGAAAGATACAACGGAGAACTGATAATTAGtacataaaacaacaaaaagatacaaaactCAGTTCATAAACAGAACATACCCCACACGCATGCCTTCTTCAATATCAGTGGGAGAAACTTTATCGCCAAGTCCAACAACAAACTGGAGTTAAGAACCAAAAACTAAATCAGTATAACCAAACATAAAAGTCTCTGAAACACACAATTGATTATGCAGCTAACCAGTAACAGCAGCAAAGTGCTATAATATAATGTACCTTAGCAATTTGTTTGACATTGATAACGTATTTGGCGTCTTCAGTGTTTGGACTTATAATCTTTGTGCATCTCGCAACCTGGACAGAAAAAAACGTTTACCTTAGTCCCTTATAGTCACCATGAGACAAGAAGACCTATCAGACAACTACCTAAAAAAGAAAGCCTACCTGAAGAGGTTGCTCCTCTTGCATCATTTGCTTATCAGATACAAGATCCCATTGACTGGGAGGAGCTAAACCAGTATCAGACTCCTTGATACCTGCAAGTTACCatatatataagcaaaccaGTGACCATAAACATATGAAATCACTAGCTAATCAAAGTAAGC encodes the following:
- the LOC104758727 gene encoding 26S protease regulatory subunit 7 homolog A; translated protein: MVRDIEDEIRDEKNPRPLDEDDIALLKTYGLGPYSAPIKKAEKEIKDLAKKINDLCGIKESDTGLAPPSQWDLVSDKQMMQEEQPLQVARCTKIISPNTEDAKYVINVKQIAKFVVGLGDKVSPTDIEEGMRVGVDRNKYQIQIPLPPKIDPSVTMMTVEEKPDVTYNDVGGCKEQIEKMREVVELPMLHPEKFVKLGIDPPKGVLCYGPPGTGKTLLARAVANRTDACFIRVIGSELVQKYVGEGARMVRELFQMARSKKACIVFFDEVDAIGGARFDDGVGGDNEVQRTMLEIVNQLDGFDARGNIKVLMATNRPDTLDPALLRPGRLDRKVEFGLPDLESRTQIFKIHTRTMNCERDIRFELLARLCPNSTGADIRSVCTEAGMYAIRARRKTVTEKDFLDAVNKVIKGYQKFSATPKYMVYN